A window of the Polaribacter sp. HaHaR_3_91 genome harbors these coding sequences:
- a CDS encoding DUF4286 family protein — translation MYIYNVTINIDETVHKEWLTFMETHILKVLNTGRFTAAKLTEVLVEEEMGGRTYSIQYTANTREDLDDYYKHEAETLQQKSLQKFGDKMLAFRTELKLIKEFYPTNVIN, via the coding sequence ATGTACATATACAACGTAACTATAAATATAGATGAAACCGTTCATAAAGAATGGCTTACATTTATGGAAACTCATATTTTAAAAGTCTTAAATACGGGTAGATTTACTGCAGCAAAACTAACTGAAGTTTTGGTAGAAGAAGAAATGGGTGGTAGAACTTATTCTATACAATATACAGCAAATACTAGAGAAGATTTAGACGATTATTATAAACACGAGGCAGAAACATTGCAACAGAAAAGTCTTCAAAAATTTGGAGATAAAATGTTAGCTTTTAGAACAGAATTAAAATTGATAAAAGAATTTTATCCTACAAATGTGATCAACTAA
- the rsmA gene encoding 16S rRNA (adenine(1518)-N(6)/adenine(1519)-N(6))-dimethyltransferase RsmA yields MSVKAKKHLGQHFLTDETIAQDIANALTGNGYDDVLEIGPGMGVLTKYLLPKKAKVTVMELDRESVAYLHETFPLEHIKLDTSKEHFEIIEGDFLKNQIQDIFNKKQVAIIGNFPYNISTQIVFKAIENREFVPEFAGMFQKEVAKRIAEKEGSKVYGILSVLTQAFFDVEYLFTVPPTVFNPPPKVDSGVIRLIRKKDYSLPVDEKLFFRVVKTAFNQRRKMLRSSLKSFNISDTLKEDPIFAKRPEQLSVSEFILLTQKLAENDVRNH; encoded by the coding sequence ATGAGTGTAAAAGCAAAAAAACATTTAGGTCAGCATTTTTTAACAGATGAAACCATTGCACAAGATATTGCCAACGCATTAACAGGTAATGGGTATGATGATGTCTTAGAAATTGGTCCTGGAATGGGGGTTTTAACCAAATATTTATTACCAAAAAAAGCAAAGGTAACTGTCATGGAATTAGACAGAGAATCTGTTGCTTATTTGCATGAAACATTTCCTTTAGAACACATTAAATTAGACACTTCTAAAGAACATTTCGAAATAATTGAAGGCGATTTTTTAAAGAATCAAATCCAAGATATTTTCAATAAAAAGCAAGTAGCAATTATTGGTAATTTCCCTTATAATATTTCTACCCAAATTGTTTTTAAAGCCATTGAAAATAGAGAGTTTGTACCAGAATTTGCAGGTATGTTTCAAAAAGAAGTGGCTAAAAGAATTGCAGAAAAAGAAGGTAGCAAAGTGTACGGAATTTTATCGGTGTTAACCCAAGCCTTTTTTGATGTAGAATACCTATTTACAGTTCCGCCAACGGTATTTAATCCACCTCCAAAGGTAGATTCTGGTGTTATACGATTAATTCGTAAAAAAGATTATTCGTTACCTGTAGACGAAAAATTATTTTTTAGAGTTGTAAAAACAGCCTTTAATCAACGAAGAAAAATGCTTCGTTCTAGTTTAAAGTCTTTCAATATTTCGGATACCTTAAAAGAAGACCCTATCTTTGCGAAACGCCCAGAACAATTATCTGTTTCTGAGTTTATTTTACTTACGCAAAAATTGGCAGAAAATGACGTTCGAAATCACTGA